The region GCAGCCGATGATGATTTCGTCCACGCCGTCGCCGTCAACATCCAGTATGAGGCACGATGTCTGCTCGACCGGTCCTGCGACGGGCAGATGTCCGAGGCTACTCGTCAGCACATCCCACTGCAAGGCGGCTTCTGCGCGTCGCGCCGACAGCGCCAGCAGAGCGAGAGACGCCGCCCCTACCCATAGTGCGATGTACACCACGGCGACTCTCCTTCGCTGAGTCTGCTACTCTCCGAGTAGATGGAGGACGACCTTGCGCTCGTTGGGAGCGCCTCGATGCTCGAACAGGAACACCGCCTGCCACGTGCCGAGGGAGGGCTTGCCGCCCATCACCGGAATCGACAGGTGCGTTTGAGTCAACGCCGCGCGGATGTGCGCAGGCATGTCGTCGACGCCTTCGTAGGTATGGCGGTACAGTCGGTTGTCCTGTGGCACGAGACGGCTGAAGAAGTCGTTCAGGTCGCGTGTGACCTCGTGATCCGCGTTCTCTTGAATCAGGAGCGACGCCGACGTGTGGCGGATGTAGACGGTCAGCAAGCCTCTGTCGATACCCTGGCGGGCGACCCACTCGACGACCGATGCCGTGAGGTCGTACAGCCCCTGACCGTTCGTCGGGAATCCGAGCTCCTCGATGCGCTGTTGCATGGCGATGTGTGCCCTAGGATGTTCGCGAAGACGATCCATCGTCCGCGTAGTAACTGCCGAAGAACTCGGCGAGTGAACCATCGAAAACGGCGCGCTTGAGTCTGGTGTAGGTCCGCTGGTCGCCAATCGAGTAGTAGAGGAGCGTTCTGCCGCCGAACTCCACGATATCTGGGTCCGACGTATTTATGTCCTCACCTTCCTCCGGCGCGATGACGGGGTTCCGCCGTGACGGTTCCCAGACGTGTAGGTCGCGCGACCGAGTGACGTACGTCTCGAACCACCAACTCGGTTTCCTGTGCTCCAGGTAGAGCATGTAGAACCATCCGTCCACGTACCGGAGCGCCGGACACGCCGCATAGCGGTCGGGCGCGAAGACCACGCCCTCTTCGCGAACCCACGCCAGTAGATCGGACGAGCGCGCGAACTTGATGCTGAAAGGAACGCGCTTCCGGTCGTCCGTCTCGTACGCCATGACGAAGCCGTCGGGAACGGCGCACACCGACGAGTTGAACAGATGTTCGTCGCCATCCTGTTCGACGACCACGTGCGACTGCCACGAGATCAGGTCGCGGGATCGAAAGCAGGTCACGTCGTTCCATGAGCCATCGCCGTGCCTCGATGCGTAGACGTACATCGTCTCGCCGTGGGCGAAGGCGCACGCCAGGCTGTAGCCACGACCGAAGCTCGCAAGCGTCTCGCCAGTCTCGACACCGCGGAATGTGATGTAGTGGTCCGAGGCGTCGCCTCCGGAGGCTGGACGGATGCACTCCATCAGCAGGAGCCGCCCCTGCCACACGACGGGCGTGCACTCGCACACGTCTGAGATGAAGCCCGGTTCCTTGATGAGCGTGGGCAGAGCCTTCCCTTCCCTCTGGGATCGATCACGGCGCGCGCCAAGGGCACAGACAGGGCAGAGCCGTCCGCCTGCCATCATACCGGAAAGGCGTCGGGCACGAAACAGCGCCGCGACTTCACGCCGCGGCGCCGGCTCTCCTTGCCTGCGATCACGAGTCTATGCCTATTCGGGCTGAGCCGCCGTAGGCACCGGCACGATGCTCGACGTCTTGGCGTTTCCGCGCGGCGGCGTTGAGGGCTGCACCGTCGTTACCTTGGCGGTCTGACTAGGTTTGGGTATGAGCTGTCCAGGCAGCAAGCTCGTGCCCTGCGTGTCCCCGAACCGCTCTTGCTGGAGGTCTTCCAGCTTGATGCGGTCTTCCTCGTTTTGGATATCGACGATGTGGGGGCTGATGATGATGACGACCTCGGAATCCTGCGTCACGTCCTCGGTTCGCGAGAAAAGCCTGCCGATGAGCGGCAAGTCGCCCAGGATCGGGACTTTGTCCGTCACCTTCTGCGATTTCTGCTTTTTCAACCCGCCG is a window of Candidatus Poribacteria bacterium DNA encoding:
- a CDS encoding YjbQ family protein, with translation MQQRIEELGFPTNGQGLYDLTASVVEWVARQGIDRGLLTVYIRHTSASLLIQENADHEVTRDLNDFFSRLVPQDNRLYRHTYEGVDDMPAHIRAALTQTHLSIPVMGGKPSLGTWQAVFLFEHRGAPNERKVVLHLLGE